The genomic window GCTCTTGCTGCAGCTGATGCTCCTCCAGCTACTCCTCCTACTACTAAAATTCTTTTACTCACTTTTACTTCCTCCCTTTTAGTTATTTATTTTTTCTTTAGGCATATGTCTTGTTGGTGGTATAATGTTTAATTTTCCTTCAAATAATTTAAGTGCTAACATTCCTCCTAGTGATAAAGAAATAAGGAATCCCCAGCCATGTAATGAAAAATTGGATATAGCTGAATATAATGCACCTATATTACATCCCTTTGCAAATCTTGCTCCAAATCCCATCATAAATCCACCTAAAGCATAAAGTAATACATCTTTCATTTTAAAATTATAATCAAATTTGAATTGACCAGCTAATAATAATGCTAATGCAGATCCAAATATAATTCCAATATTTCTTATTGTTCCACCATCATTTAATAATCCTGCATCTACTTTTCCAACTACATCTGCATATGCTGGAGAACTAAAATCAAATCCAAAGTTTTGTAATAATGCAACTCCCCATCTTGTGAAAGCTGAAGTAACTCCCCAACTTTTACCTGTAGTATTTATTACAAATACAAACATAATTACTAACAATAATCCACCTAATAGGAAACTCCATCTTTGTACGAAAAGTTTGTGGTAAGTGTTATAACTGAATAAATTAAATTTTTCATTGTCTTCTAATGGTAATTCATTGTCTGAAAATACTGTTTTTTCATATGTTCCTTGACTTTTTCTCATATCTTCATATTTTCTAGTAATTACATAAAGTACACCTAATAATGCAAAAGAAACCAATACTGCTCCAATATATCCAAATACATCTGGAAAATATACTGTTGTTGAAATATTTGAAAGGGCAGATTGATCAAATGAATATCTCATTCCATGTCCTGGTACTGCACCTATAACAAAGAATAATAATGCAATTACTGCTCTAATTGCTCCTTCTCCTAAATCAGTTAAGGTTCCAGAAGCACATCCCCCTGCTAACATCATTCCTATACCAAATATAAATCCACCTACTATTACTGCTAAATTTAAAGCTCTCACTGAACCAATTCCTGGAATTACCTCAGCACCATTTGCTACAGCTGACCAATGTATCCCTGCCATTGCTATCATTGTAAGGGCAAACATTACTAATAATGCTTTTGTAAGACTCCCTTCCCCTGTCATATAAATTCTTTTTATACCACCAGCAAATCCAAATCTAGAACGTGTTAATATATAACCAAAAAAT from Senegalia massiliensis includes these protein-coding regions:
- a CDS encoding YeeE/YedE family protein, whose translation is MSETNSIKKEKNINISNQQKSFNKKQVTIGIIGIILITLFGMYLNSGAGELSMFLITGVFFGYILTRSRFGFAGGIKRIYMTGEGSLTKALLVMFALTMIAMAGIHWSAVANGAEVIPGIGSVRALNLAVIVGGFIFGIGMMLAGGCASGTLTDLGEGAIRAVIALLFFVIGAVPGHGMRYSFDQSALSNISTTVYFPDVFGYIGAVLVSFALLGVLYVITRKYEDMRKSQGTYEKTVFSDNELPLEDNEKFNLFSYNTYHKLFVQRWSFLLGGLLLVIMFVFVINTTGKSWGVTSAFTRWGVALLQNFGFDFSSPAYADVVGKVDAGLLNDGGTIRNIGIIFGSALALLLAGQFKFDYNFKMKDVLLYALGGFMMGFGARFAKGCNIGALYSAISNFSLHGWGFLISLSLGGMLALKLFEGKLNIIPPTRHMPKEKINN